gataaaaaaaagtagaaaacagtTAAGAGAATGTATTCTAAGTAATAATACTGACCAATGTTCATTTGAGTCAATAATTCAAATCATTTAAGTCTTGTGAAGATGTAAACGGGGATTACATGGTATAATTGCAAAATTTGGACATAAAGTCGTCGCTGTGCATATGAGTTGTTACAGTGAAAAGTTGAACATGAATGACGTTGAAAGACAATGTGACAAACACGTGCTTATGCGCTGCAAGTTCATATAAAACAGATAGGTGTGAATGtgtgaaattttttgcttctttaagTGACAGTTTTTAGTTTCTCGTGTGGCTAATGTAGGTCATGCTTATCACCTTTTGGTATGCTTCTGATGATATATCTTTTAATTGGCTaggatttatttcttctctttaattTCCGATAATATGCAGTTTACCATATTCGTATATCAGAATTTGTAGCAACAATTCGCCGCTCACTCCTCTCTCATCCACATTCGTAGTTTCCATCGCACCATTGCGAGGGCGGATAAAGGTGGTCCTGGAAGATTTTTGAGCTCCGATCATGCCTGGCAGACCAATTAGTGATGGTGCGTATCCTAAAGAGAATTCACCTTCTTCGTTGCTACTTAattagctgactctgcttacctactgCAATTCATACACCGAATCACAGACAAGGATATTAATAACGAGCTACtgaattgttttggagaattaGACACATCCACTGGAAATTTGTTGTGTAAGctgatctcaaatttgtaaccgtaccagaagcaagagaaatgaTCAAGttagagaaagaagagaagaaaaagatgcaTCTAACAGCTTCAAATACGAAAACCTTCGTTTTAAAATTGTACAtccagttttcaaaaattatctgaatggggattatcgttatcctgtaagcCTCACGCCTTTTTTGTGGCCCAATTTATTTTCGGACAGGGGGACATTCTGTATTTTGAAACTTTTGGAAGAAGAgttcatttgataagatttctagacttcctaATGATAAGATCTAGACAAAACTCGCTCccgttctcttcttctttacatatttcttatGGCTGTGTAAGTCTTTGCGTCTCTTTGGCCAGAAGAGCATCTAAGAGGGTTGTCTCCGTCTCCATGAACGAcaggagcgtgacctcgtcgaagTATGTCCGCGTACACCCCATCCAAGTACGCAAGTAAGTACATCTAGTGGAGCGGCAGTCGTTATTACGCGAAGGCGCGCCAAAGGCAGATCAACAGCGGTCGATCGAATTCCGccggtacctcttgtcccacACCCAATACATGGGCATTTTTAACGCTTAGTTTCAGCAGTACTTGTACATTCATCGAGTAATGTTGTGTTACTTTCTAGAAAAGCACAGGAACAGGTGCGCAGGCGTACGTTATTTACACTTCATAAACAAAACAGCATAAGTATAAATTCTTCTCAGGTATGAAGCAATACTAACGGAAGAGAACAAAGCGAAGTacaaaaaatttgtggaagaCTACAATATGGCGACTAATACGTAGCTCTGTTCCGTTGTGGCTCTACTTCACAATTCTTCTACAACTTCTCGTTTGTCTATGGAAAGTGTTAACAAACATATTTAGTAATTCATAGATAATAAATACGAAGCGATTACTAGGTTTCATTAATTATAGTATTTTGATGCCGGTTTCCTTCAATTTGTACCATCCAACAAATACAATaaggtcgaaacgacatggcatcgtgcttcacgtcgttttgacccgactatacattcACACATACATCGCATACATAAACACACTGCATACATTGCATCATACATATATCACCTACATACAGCTCATATATACaacgtatacatatatatgcacTTCCATCTTCTACTCGGACCTTTCATTGTAGCAGAGAgagaaaagcagcaaaaattgAGTCACCACATTTTGATTCCAAACTGACTAAAAGGCGAAAATGTACCACACAATCCCCCACCTCTCCCAACGTAGCTGCAAAATGCAAGATAATCACCTACTGTGTTCGAGTGCTATCCCTCCTACTACGCTCTTAAATACGCCACTCACTGCGGACGGTAGCAACTCAGCGCTATGGGATTCACGTGATGTGTTTACAACACTCTTCAGCACAGATTTAATATTGCTTGTTCAAATGTAGTAATCTCGACTCCACTTTGACTACAGTATATTGGTCTCTCATTAGTATCTAAATGAGTCCATTTTTGAGGGTGGAAGTGATTTTTATTAGGATGCACATCGCTACCAATTAAAAATTGATACAACACCCAGGGTAAAAACCGTTCGTCCCCTGtagtttattttcttactCGGCCGAAGGTTCTAGTCTTGAGGTTGTCCCCGAGCGTCTTGCTCTTCCACGGAGAATAAAGTTCCTGTAAATTTTTCGTTCATCCTTGATAAAATGGGAGTCATGGTgtctttttcaggaattttttctttatcgtCTAATTGGAGAGGAACTAGAATATTTGGGGTCTTCTAATTTTCCTCTAAGAAAATAAGGTTGCAATTGCTCCACTAATTATCACTTTTCTGTTTTGAACTAAATCCTTTATGCGTCTCATTCTCACTTGGTGTCTGGGCTGTACACGTCACCAAATATAGtttaaccagtctgaacgtccagctAAAGCCGGCACATCTATCCTAAACtgcgggacccgtcacaccccatttAGTAGctatctggccccggcgcagcaatccgaCGGGGTGGACCCAGACCCAGACCCAGTCACGTATGTGTTGtgtcttattctgtcacgtatgTATTGtgtcttattctgtcacgtgtgtgtgtatgtaaaTTTCCACGAAATTCCGAAAAGgagggtgcgacgagtccactgGCGTCGAGGCAACAacttggtgcgccggcgccagatacccatagaagcgggtgcgacgggtccaccgggtttggattggcgcgccggcgccagatacctatggaaaggggtgcgacgggtccacgggcgtcggattggtgcgccggcgccagacagctataaaatgggctgcgacgggtcccgcggcgtcggtcggacccggtcattggtgcgcaataacttcgtgtgcatgacgtaaaagatagatggttgcagccgtttgataGCAGTGGTCACTggacgctttgcttttcatctttatgactctttcgcgtgcctatttccttctttgttcgcctcacgtttgtagcatgccgttctcagaaagtggaaacacgcatgcaaacggttgcttaaatagtagcaagatgtttatgtgatctgacgtggaacgttatctttatcagtaagatgatgtccttcacgtcattttatgtcaaaacatcattctttgataactgtctggggaaaacagtaggaaaacccatatttcgagtgatacttttaaattttgtctataatgtattggcaaggagtgtttgaaactgaagttcgaatgttctccaaatgtagaactgacgagtttagaaagaaaactgtgaaatctttcgctctgagttataatataaaaaaggaaaaaagattgttggagatacacatgtccaatttcatagaaaacgacactaatattaattttcgttggtcagtgaaggcgagcgaagcgaacagcaCAGAacaaaactttatcctttatcctttaacagtctgaagtccggctttagccgttCAGActgttaaaggataaaggataaagtttttgacgtaaatcaatccgcttgtgatGTGGGcccactttcacttcaattcagaatcgctggaggtttatgaacgtttacctggcctatacaatgacttgtggtggctaacccatgtgtcaagccagtgtttttaccctctcagacaagtctggttcaGATTCGAACCCCTACGCTAAACTCACCCCTATCCGTCTTTATCTAATTAAATTGTCAAATTAGATCAGTGCTTTGTTAAATTCTTATATAAATATTGTGTTTGTATGGAATGTGTCTGGAACACTCTGACATTTGTTTGTACTTGCATTTTTATTGAATAGTGCTCTCTTCTGTTTTCTACATGGACTTTTTACGTTGTTCCACTTCTATTCTAtggataaaatcaatatgaccgGTGAAGTATACGAGTGGCAATCAGACAGCTCTGTATCTTTTAGCGGGGGCGTATACGAGCATGATTGTTGTCTGCCCGTGGTGGTCCTGCTCGTACTAAACGAAATCACGCGTTTAAGTGTACGCTCTGGGAACTTACGAGTTATATAGGCTACGCAGCTATACACAGCAAGATTCCTATAAATTGTGAAAAGGAGCCGTTGTCCAGCGCATCGCGAAAACCCTCAACTTGAAAAGTAAAATGCGGAAAGGAACGTAAAATCTTTGACAAAACATATCTGTCCCGTCACGCTGAACTCCCGTACATTCTCGAGCGAACATCAATAAGCCGACCCTTTAGAACTTCTGAGATATCTATGTGTGCCGTTTGCTGCAGTGTCTGTCATCATTGTTTAAGACTACACCATCTACTGTGGCGGTGCTGATGACAAGAAGGTAGGAGCCtccgcgatagctgtgaggaacgccAACAGAAACCTGGAGGAAGGGTTTGGATGAACGTTATCAAGATGCGTCTTTGTATGACCATAGCAGAGGATGCAAGCTCTGGATCATAAGTGTCCACGCACCTACGGGGACTGCTGGGTGGTAACAACAAGGGCAACTCTCACGATGAAGTCAATGCGTTGATGCCCAGGATACCCAGCTAACAGGTGGTCATTGCTGAAATCGACGCGAATTCAGAGATAGGACTTCAACAACAATCCTAGTGCTGGTAATAGTAAATGAAACACACGTCAGATAACGGTTACAGTCTGGTTGATTTAAGTGAAGGGACAGGTTTCATCGCTTCCAAGGAATTATCGACGCCATGAGCTTACGTGATAAGGTCCAACCCTTTCGATGCCTGAAGGGCAACGCAGGAGAGAGATGACAACTTTCAAACTTCAGTTCGACTACGTTCTAACGAGGAACATTTATCAGccggatatccgaaaatcttcTAAAGCTGTTTGGTACGTCGCATTTGACTCGAACCGCCATCCAATTCTTCTCAatttcaagatacggttccacaagagaaaccgagaagttcctcttcaaccgaaaattgGCATGGCGGGTATTTAAAGGCGAAAAGGGTAGAACAAACGAGTATCTGCTAATGTTGGAGTACGTACCAGGAACAAGCTTTGCTATGTAGAATTATTCACAAAGTGTATCCAAAACGCGGCAAACGAAACGCTCCCGGCTATAGGCCTAAACAAGAAGTTTGattttgcatctgcggagacaagattcaggtacaattctgtatgccCCGCCCGCAGTACTGGTGATTTAGCCGGGAGAAGAATCTAAGAAGGAAGCTGCATCATCAGCTGCAACAGGATTGCGTAAACGAATGAATACCAAGAGCGTAAGAGTTTGAAAAGCCATGGGAGGACAAGAATCCAGAGAGTCTGTGCTTTACTAAGGCAGTATAGtggcaagatgaaaagatgttctccaatCCTCAACACTGCAAAGGAGTCGCTATCGGGCAAGTAACCCTACAAATTtagagggatcacttcaataCCCTGCTGAACCGCCAAACCCCACCAGCTCCTGAACCCCATCATGACCGTTCAGCGAGGAACTACCGACAgccggaggttctggtctgttccagaaagttccagaaaatgaggaaTGGAGAGTTTGGTGGAGACAACAGAACTAAACTGAACTGAACTCGCggagatcatccgttcaatatggatcgACGAAGGACATCTgtctcgtggagacacgctatcataacaCCACTCCAAAAGAAGTTATCGAGTACGGATCCAAGAAACTATTGAGGAATTTCATTGCCACGTGCTATGTACAAGGTCTTGGAGCGAATCTTCCTGGATCGGCCTATCAAATAACGCGCAACGAGCAAGTCTGCTTTCGTcttggccgatctacgattgagcAAGTGTTCAaaagagtgatcgaaatctggcagcggtattcaaagccaatgcaattagcctttctgaactttgaagcagctttcgactctcctcatcgggGCCACTTTCTCAACGGGCTTCGTGTCAATGGAGTATTAGGAAAATTTGTTCGCGTGCTTGATAATATGATCCAACAAACAACTGCTGCGGTTCAAAAGACAGCCGGATGTACATCATCacttgaagtggtaactggactAAGATAGAGAGCACTGGTAGGACCCTTTCTGATCAAATTCGCATCGATGACTcttgcgaagaacagtcggtCAGTGCTCTGTTGAAATCGTCATCAGGGTATCCCGGGACCGAACTCGAGTATACCGACGATATTGTTATATTCGAGTAAAGCAGCACGAAACTACAATACGTTGTCAACCCTGTATCAAAGCTCGCTGCAGCCTGGattacgtctacgccctggaTAAGTGCGAGCAGATTTGTGTCTCCTTGAGACTTCCAACGGGAATCTGGGTGGACGGGTAGATGATCGAACTCGTAGATGAGTTCTGATGCCTGTGCAGTGTGCTGAAGAACAATCACAACTACGAGAGGCATATTCAGCGAAGATGCACCTTCTGCATTCAACTTCTTAAcgaagttaaagttaaagacCACGGAAGGAAAGGTGCTTAGGGGGCTGTTCGGATACTTTGGcgtagggtatgccacaagaAAGATGTTAGCGCGGAAGTCCAGCGTAGTGTGATGTACGAGCGGATGACAAAGCATCACCATCTGACATCTCGGTCGAAAGAGGCTGCATAAAATCATCTTCGCTTCTGTGCTCAAATTATGGGGAGACTAaaagatcgccttgttcagcGCGTTCTGAGAATTCTTCCGGACGACTGAGGTGTTAGGacaggacctgaggacacttggcAACGATAGGtagttcagtcgagacgtgAAGTTTCACAAGGTATAGAATAAGGACGATTGAACTGATTCTACGCAAACTCTTGATGAAGATCGAGACAGCTGAGCAGAGGTATGCCAAAGGACGACACACATCTGGGAAGATGCGGTCATTCGCGTCGGGCGATATCAGCCTGCCGATTAATTCAAAGTCTTTCATGTAGGTACTTACATGTCTGCGAGGAGCTGTCTCGTCTCGTCAGGCACTGTATGCCTTGACCGTTGATACTTTGAAGCTAGTTGTGAAAAGAGAAGCGCTTACAAAGCGAAGAGTAGAGAAGTATAGTAAGGTGGCATCCAATGGAAGATTTCCTGAACCACCTCCTGTAATCTCATGAATAAACGAGTGGTCCAGCGATGCGCTAGATCAAAGGAACCAATATTTTACAGTTGAGAGCAGGGAAATAAAAGCTTTTACCTACATTTCTACACCACCATTACACAATTTTTATCTCTAATTCCTCTCtcaatttacaaattttcaatcaCCTTTGTTGAGTCACCATGCACCTTTATCTCTTGTTCGCTGCAAACAGTACAGCGTAGAAGCCGCGGCGGCGACGAAATGGGAAGCAAGCGGAGTATAGGAGGGACGTCAGCCTGACACAGTGTAAAGGGATGCTGTGGCAACAACGACGTTATTACGAGATGCACGGTGCCAACACTCTTTGAATGTTCAAGATACGCCGCGTTCGCCAAACGGGTACCTCATGACAccctaccaaaaaaaaaggtgtgaGGTAATCGGATGGCCGTCACCGATGGATCTATCAAATCTCCGCAGGTGCaaatacagtcgggtcaaaggaaaatgaaacatGGTGGAATTGCGTACGGGCTTGAaccggcgcggtggagatggaTGTTTGCATCGAGTtggaccatcgcgaagtgcAACGATAAGCGATGGTGGCGTGAGAGCGTGTCGCTTGGAGCGCAGGCGCTtaagcaactgcaccgtgcttcacgtggTTTTGATTCTACTATGAACATTTCGGAACAGAGTGCCAAATTATAGGACAGTTCTCAAGTGGAAAAAGAGATGCGTTCGGCAAGTGAACCGATCCCATTGATATAGACGCACCTTGTCTTGGAAGCAGTAAAACCTTGCCAGCAATTAATTCGGGATATAGGAGCCATAGATTCGGCAACCAAATCGAACGGAGATATCGATTGACTGGTTACGACTATGATAGTTAGTCAAGTGGAAATATTGGTCTtacgatttattgattttcttcagtATTTCCCAGTACACTGTACTGCTAGTATTCAGTTTCTGCATGGTTGCAGAGACAGGGAGTCAGCCTCGCATATGCACTTCCAGATGCGATAATCAAAGCAGGGTCTCTGACCCCGTCTCTTTTGGGGGAATGACGAAGTGACACTCTTCAccttattccacttttttgttattctgaagtgtacaaaaataaaactttgtagaaCTCTGATGTGTAGACCGAATTCAATAGTACAAGTCAAGAAGGCAATGTGAACAAACTATGTATGAACGTATACCGCGAATGTGCAGCTAGATGGTGCCAACAGTGATGCGCTCCTTTGCATCTCTGGGAATTTTGAAGTGACCATATACTTTCACCATACTGCTAGGTTTTCAAAGAACAAGTTTATTTAGGAATAGTATTTTTGGGGTGGTAAAAAACGCGAATTTCTCTAACATAAACCGTGTTTCGATAAAAGGCACACTCTGTATTGGGTCCAGTACcactcgaaaaaaaggaatgtgtGCAAGCAAGCGATGTGATGGTTTAGCACCCTCTTCACTCGAAGCAGCATGCCGCGAAATTGAGGGTGTTAGAATCTTTTCACTCATAGGTAGAGTTGTAGGTGTAGCTAACGAGTATTAAGACACTCTCATTTCCCTTTATTATTCAGAAAAACGGGGTGGGAAAAGCACTTTTTGCACCGAGTCTTCTATGATGTACCTAATAACGTGCTACGTCTGTCGTAAGCACAGGCGTACGGGCTGCGTGTGCCAGCCAGGCAGTGTCAGCAGCCCTTCAGATGTTTTGGTTGTACCGAAAGTAAAAGAACTCTTGGGATTATATGTACATTTCGCCATGTCTGTgtagaagaaatgagcgacCTTCTCCGTCCTCTTTTCTATGCAGTAATTCCTCAATTTGGACCCCATAGAGCGGTCAACTTCGTCTCATGATCAGGAATTCCAAAATCCACCTTGATGAATCTTTTTGTAGGTTCAATCAATGCTCTTCAATTGCAAAAATGTGAGAGCTGGGGCGGAAGTACTGAAGATGTTTTACCAAACGGCTATGGC
This is a stretch of genomic DNA from Necator americanus strain Aroian chromosome II, whole genome shotgun sequence. It encodes these proteins:
- a CDS encoding hypothetical protein (NECATOR_CHRII.G6390.T1); this translates as MVMLCHPLVHHTTLDFRANIFLVAYPTPKYPNSPLSTFPSVVFNFNFVKKLNAEGASSLNMPLVVVIVLQHTAQASELIYEFDHLPVHPDSRWKSQGDTNLLALIQGVDVIQAAASFDTGLTTYCSFVLLYSNITISSVYSSSVPGYPDDDFNRALTDCSSQESSMRI
- a CDS encoding hypothetical protein (NECATOR_CHRII.G6389.T1); this translates as MPEGQRRREMTTFKLQFDYVLTRNIYQPDIRKSSKAVWYVAFDSNRHPILLNFKIRFHKRNREVPLQPKIGMAELFTKCIQNAANETLPAIGLNKKFDFASAETRFRSSVQYGSTKDICLVETRYHNTTPKEVIEYGSKKLLRNFIATCYVQGLGANLPGSAYQITRNEQVCFRLGRSTIEQVFKRVIEIWQRYSKPMQLAFLNFEAAFDSPHRGHFLNGLRVNGVLGKFVRVLDNMIQQTTAAVQKTAGCTSSLEVVTGLR